GTAGGCGGTCGAGCCGACGCCATCCACCCAGAAATCCGACCAGTCGCCGCGATAGGTTGGCGGCTTTTCGCCACTCGCCGCCACCGCCTTGCGCACGCCGTCCATGGCCTGCTCAACGGTCGCATAGCGCAGTTTGGGGGTGCGCCCTTCCGCATTCCAGCGCTCGATGAAATCGGAGACGCCGCGCGTCGGAAAGCCGTTGTCCGGCGCCGCCTGGTTGGTGATCGGCATGAGCGCGACCGGGTACGGATACTGCCCGCGCTTGTCGAGTTCGCCCAGCACGCGATCGATCGTCGTCTGCGTGCGCTCGATGTCGTTGTCGCCGAAGAAGAACGTGTTGACGCCCACCGAATAGTGCCAGCCATGGAGCGTGAAGAGGTCGCGGCCCGATGGCGCCTGCCAGTTGAAGACGCGCTGCATGTCGTTGAAGCGCATGCCGCGGTGGGGGTTGGAGGCCATGAGGAAGCTGTCGACGCCCATGTCGAGCAGCAGATCGGTCCAGAACCAGCCGAGCCCGTTGACGTCGCACTGGATGGCGACCTTGGCGTCGATGCCCTCGCTCTTGAGCAGGTGCAGGTTCTTGAGCGAGCGGATGGCGTTGGCCGGACTGATCAGCGGCGTCCAGTGCACCGGCATCGCGCCGACACCCAGCAGCCCCTTCTTATAGAGATCGCGGAAGCGGTCCTTCTGCTTGTCCGAGGCCTGCCGGAACCAGTTGGCCGTGATGTAGGAGACTTCGCAGGTCCAGCGGAAGCGCGAGTCCTCCGGGCGATCCTGCTCTTCTTCCACCAGGTTCAGCGCATCGTCGATGATGGCGTTGTGATGCCGCAGCAGCGTGTCCGGATAGTCGGTGAAGCCGAAATCCGTATGCGTGTGGTTGATGATCAGGAATTCTTTGACAGTCATGGCTTCCTCTGCTGCGCCTTGGGCGACTGGACTGAAATTCAGGCGAATTCGGCTAGCGCCACGGTCATCGGCGTGCCGACTTCCGTGTCGTTGCGATGGGTCAGCGCGCCGCTCTGGGCATCGCGCCGGAAGATGGTGAGGCGGTCGGAATCCTGGTTGGCGACGATGAGGTGCCGCCCCGACGGCGACAGCTTGAGGTCGCGCGGCGTCACCCCGCCAGAGGGCGTACGGCCCACCGCATGCGGCATGCCGGTGGCCTCGTCGATCGCCAGCAACAGGATGTCGTCGGAAAGCCGCAGCGACACATAGAGGTGTCGCCCGTCGCCGCTGAGCGCGATACCCGCGGGCTGGTCCTTGCCGCCCGCCGGCGGTTCGATCGGCAGCGAAGCCAGTTGCTCCAGCCGCCCGCTTGCCGCGTCGTAACGGAACGAGACAGCAGTCGGGATCAGCTCGCTGACGAGATAGAGGTGCCGCCCCGCGCCATCGAACAGGAAATGCCGCGGACCCAGCCCCGGCAGCAGCGCCGCATCGAGATCGGGCCGGCGCGCCATCCCCGGCAATTCATAGGCAACCAGCCGGTCGATCCCGAGATCGGCCACGAACAGGAACCGTCCATCCGGCGAAGGCACCACGCAATGAGCATGCGGCGCTTCCTGGCGCGCCGCATTGGGCCCCTTGCCCTCATGGCGCTTCAGGAATGAGGCCGGCGCCACGCTGCCATCCGCCCGCACCGGCATCACTGCGACACCGAAATCCGGCCCGTCCTCCCGATGCCCGCCATAGCTCGCCGCGAACACCGTCTCGCCCACTGCATCGAGGCTCAGATGACAGGCCTCGAGCCCGCCAAGCGGCTCGACATTGAGCAGCCGCAGCGTCTCCGAAACGGCATCGAAATTCAGCGCGGCCAGCGCGCTCTGCCGATGGTCCGGCGTCTCGGTGGTTGCGTAGAGGCTGCCGCCCTTCCCCGCCGCGATCCAGCTCGCGTCCTCGACGCGCAGCGGTGCTCCTATTGCGGTCAGCGTCCCCGCTTCGTCGTCGAACCGGAAGACCGAAATGCCCTCCCCGTTCGCGGCAGCGAAATGCGGCGCAGGCTGCGTGAGGCTGCCGGCAAAGGCGTAGAGGACCAAGTCGAGTCTCCCTGCGTGACGCGCCCGAACCGGCGGTTTTCTACCACCGCTCATCTCCACCGGAGCGCGATTGACAACACTAGTATGCTAGCTCTACATTTCCTTGGCAAGAGCAATTGGGCGAGACATGAGCGATCCGAAAAACACAGTGCTGGTCACCGGCGCGGCTATGGGCATAGGCAAGGCAGTTGCCGAAAACCTCGTCGCCGCGGGCAAGTCCGTGGTCCTGATGGATGTGAATGGCGATGCGCTCGCCGAGACGGTCCGGGCCCTCGGCCCCCGCGCCGTCGCCTCCGTCGGTTCTGTCGCCAACGCCGCCGACAGCGAAACCGCCGTCGCTCTCGCGGTCGAGCGTTTCGGCGGACTTGGCGGCCTGTCCCATAATGCCGGCATCCAGCGTTACGGCGATGTCGTCACCACGTCCCGCGAGCTCTGGGACGAGGTGATGTCGGTCAATCTCACCGGCGCATTCCTCGTCGCCAAGGCAGCAATGCCGCAACTGCGCCAGCACAAGGGCGCGGTCGTTCTCACCGCTTCGATCCAGGGCATGGCGGCGCAGAAAGGCGCGCTGGCCTATGTCGTGGCCAAGCACGGCCTCATCGGCCTCGTCACGGGCATGGCCATGGACGAGGCGGAGAACGGCGTGCGCGTCAACGGCGTCGCGCCGGGTTCGGTCGATACGCCCATGCTCCGCTGGGCCATCGGCCTCGATCCCGATCCGGCGAGCCTCGACGCCGTCATCGACGGCATGCATCCGCTCGGCCGGCGCGGCAAGCCGGAAGAAATCGCCTCCGTCATCGCCTTCCTGCTTTCGGACCAGGCCTCGTTCATGACCGGGGAAACCGTACGCGTCGACGGGGGTGTTCTCGCCCGCATCGCCGGCGCTCCCAAGCCAGAAGACCGGGTTCGTAAATGAAGATCGTCGATATCAAGGCCACCACCGTCGCCCTGCCGCTGGAGGCGCCGCTTCGGCACGCCCATGGCGCGCATTGGGGCCGCTTCATCCGCACTATCGTCGAGGTGGTGACCGACGAAGGCCTCTCCGGCTGGGGCGAGCTGGGCGGCGGCGGGGAAGCCGCCGAGCAGTCCATCCGAGGGCTCCTGCCCTATCTCAAGGGTCACGATCCGCTCCAGCTCGAACAGCTGCGCTGGAAGATCATGAATCCGGTGGCAAGCCTCTACAACAACCGCATGCAGCTCCACGCGGCCATCGAGATGGCCTGCATGGACGTGGCCGGCAAGGCCCTCGGCATCCGCGCCTGCGACCTCATCGGCGGCGCCCTGCGCGAGAGCATTCCCTTCGCCAGCTACCTCTTCTACCGCTATCCGGGCGAAGGCACCGGCCTCGGTGGCGAGGAAAGCGCGGCCGACATCGTCGCCGAGGCCAGGCGCCTCAAGGCCGCCCATGGCTTCACCACCCACAAGCTCAAGGGTGGCGTCTTCGCGCCCGACCACGATATCGAAGTATTCTCGGCCCTGGCCGACGCCTTCCCCGGCGACCGGTTCCGGCTCGATCCCAACGGCGCCTGGTCGGTGGAAGAGGCCATCCGCGTGGCCGGCGCCATCGCCCATATCCGCAACGATTATTTCGAGGATCCCTGCCACGGGCTCGAAGGCATGCGGCGCCTGCGCGACCGCATCTCGATCCCTACCGCCACCAATGCGGTTGTGGTCAATTTCGAGCAGCTCGCGGCCAATATCCGCCTCGAAGCGGTGGACGTCATCCTGCTCGACACCACGTTCTGGGGCGGGCTGCGGCAGGCCTATCGCGCCGGGCAGGTGCTCGAAACCTTCCAGTTCGGCGCCAGCGTCCATTCCTCGGGCGAAGCCGGCATCCAGCTCGCCTCGATGCTCCATCTTGGCGCCGCCCTCCCCAATATGAGCTTCGCCGCCGACGCGCATTACCACCACCTGCTCGACGACATCATCGTCGGCGGCAAGATGCAGTATGTCGATGGCCAGATCGAAGTGCCCAAGGGCCCGGGCCTGGGCATCGAGGTCGATCGCGACAAGCTCGAGCGCTACGCCGCCCATTTCCGCGAGGTCGGCGGCTATGCCTACGACCGCGACCCCCAGCGCCCCGATTGGTACGCCGTCCAGCCCGAGACGCGCTATGCCGAACCGGTGGCCAGGTAGGGGCGCGGCATGGCAACAGTAACGCTCCGCGATATCGTCAAGATCTACGGTGATTTCGTCGCCATCAAGGGCGTCGATCTCGACATCGAGGACGGCACCTTCGTCGTCTTCGTCGGCCCTTCAGGCTGCGGCAAGTCCACGATCCTGCGCATGATCGCCGGGCTCGAAACCATCTCGCATGGCGAGCTGCGGATCGGGGACAAGCTCGTCAACGACGTGCCCTCGCGCGATCGCGGCATCTCCATGGTGTTCCAGTCCTACGCGCTCTACCCGCATATGAGCGTCAAGGACAATCTCGGCTTCGGCCTCAAGATCGCGGGCGTCGACAAGGCCGAGATTTCCCGCCGCCAGGACGAGGCTGCCAGGATGCTCGGCCTCGATCCCTATCTCGAGCGCCGCCCCTCGCAACTGTCCGGCGGCCAGCGCCAGCGCGTCGCCATCGGCCGCGCCATGGTGCGGGAGCCCGAGGTTTTCCTCTTCGACGAGCCGCTCTCCAACCTCGACGCCAAGCTGCGCAACCAGACGCGCGTCGAGATCAAGCGCCTCCAGCGCCAGCTCGGCGCCACCGTCATCTTCGTCACGCATGACCAGGTCGAGGCCATGACGCTGGCCGACAAGATCGTGGTGCTCAAGGATGGCAACGTCGCCCAGATCGGCTCGCCTATCGAAGTCTTCGAGCGCCCGCGCAACATGTTCGTTGCCGGCTTCATCGGCGCTCCGTCCATGAACATGGTCGAGGGCACCGTGCAGGGCGCCACCGTGCGCGCCGCCGGCCTCGACATCCCCATCGATGCCTCCCAGTTCGACCTGCCCGCCGATGGCAGCCCCATCGTCGTGGGCATCCGGCCCGAGGACATCGTGCCCGAGGGCCACGGGCTGCGGCCCGAATTCGGCGTCGATTTCGAGGCGCCCGTCACCTTCGCCGAAATGCTGGGCAACGAGAGCCTGCTGTTCCTCGACATCGCCGGCTCCGAGATCGTCTCGCGCATGCAGCGGCCCGAGCTCATCGAGCCGGGCGAGCGGCGCCGTTTCCGCATCGACGGCTCGCGCGTCCACCTTTTCGACAAGACCACAGAGAATTCGGTTCGCAAGTGACAGCGGCGATCCGAGTGTAGCCACCAAGGGAGAGAGAAATGTCACTCAGAAAGCTGATGGCCATAGCAGGCGTCGTGTCTGCCATGACCATTTCGGTGGGCGTCGCAACCGCCCAGGATATCACCTTCTACAACGACAAGAACGGCTGGCAGGATGGGTTCACCGCCCTCACCAAGGGCGCGAGCGAGGCATCCGGCCTCAATGTCAAGGCCGAGCTGCTGACCCCGACCGACAAGTACCAGGCCTTCATCCAGTCCTCCGTCGCCGGCGGCAATGCCCCGCCGATCTTCACCTGGTGGAACGGCAAGCAGCTCGAAGCGCTGGCCGAGACCGGCGCCATCGCCCCGCTCACCGAAGCCTGGGACAAGGCCATCGCCGATGGCAATTTCTCTCAAGCCGAGCGCGAACTCGTCACCGTTGACGGCAAGCCCTATGCCGCCCTCCTCAACGTCGCCCGCTGGCCGGTGCTATACAACAAGCACGCCTTCGAAAAGGCCGGCATCGCCGCCCCGCCCAAGACCTGGGAAGAACTGCTCGACGCCTGCGAGAAGCTCAAGGCCGCCGGCTACGTCCCGTTCAATGCTCCCAATGTCGGCGGCTGGATGGGCCTCATCTGGTTCTCCGAATTCATGATCCGTACGAGCCCGGATGCCTTTGTCGGCCTCACCGACGGCACCGTCCCCTATAACGGCCCGGAAGTGCAGAAGGCCTTCCAGCTCTGGACCGATTTCTACGCCAAGGGCTACTACACCGACCCGCGCGAGCAGGACGACACCAAGTTCTTCGTGAACCAGCAGGCCGCGATGTTCCTGATCGGGGAGTGGATGGCCGGCTCGATCGCCGACAAGGGCCTCAAGCCCGGCGAGGATTTCGGCGCCTTCATCATGCCGACCGTCACGCCCGACGTGCCCAATTCCATTATCGTGGAAGCAGCGCCCATCGTCGTGTCGCAGAAGGCCCTGGCCGACAATCCGAACATGGCCAAGGTCGTCGACTACCTGATGACGCCCGAAGCCACCGATGCCGTCCAGATCTTCAACGGCAACCTCAAGGCCAAGCCGACCAACGCCATCATCGAAGAGGTCAATAACCTCGTGGCCGAGGCCAAGCCGCGCAGCATCGTGCGCTGGTGGGAGGCCGTGCCGGCCGACCTCCAGGGCGATCTCGTCGCCCAGATGGGCGCCTTCATGCTCAATCCTACCGCGGACAACGCCACCAAGGTGATGAACGACATGGAATCGCTCAACGCCGACTACTGGGCCAGCCGCTAAGCAATCCCGTGCCGGCCGGAGCCAGTCTCCGGCCGGTCCCTTCCCCACGGAACGAGATCGATGCCAGCCAAGGACTTTGCCCTTTCAGCCGAAATCCTCGCCGAATCCCGTCGCCGGGAGCGCGCAGCCGCGCGCCGCAGCGGGTCGGTGGCGCTGCTCTTCATTGCGCCGGCCGTGCTGATGGTCTTCGTCTTCCTGCTCGCGCCCGTGGTCTTCAACGTCATCCTGAGCTTCACCAAGTGGCAGCGCTTCAAGGGACTCGACGAATTCGCCGGCACCAGCAATTACGAGCGTCTCGTCAACGTCCCCTATTTCTCCGAAGCCGTCTGGAATACCGCGCTCTGGGTCATCGGCGCCGTCACCATTCCCCTCGCCTTCGGTCTCGGCCTGGCGCTGCTCCTGCGCAACATGCCGCTGCAGGAGACCTTCAAGAGCCTCTTCTTCCTGCCGCGCATCCTGGCGCCCACCGCCGTCGGCACCATCTGGTATTACGTCTATGCCCCGCATGGCGTGATCAACAGCCTCGTCTCGACCGCCACCGGGCAGCCCTATGATTTCGGCTGGCTCTACGATGCCGGCACCATCACGCCCGCCATCATCCTCACCTTCGCCTGGCAGACGCTCGGCATCACCATGGTCCTGCTGCTGCTCGGCCTCGCTGCGATCCCGCGCGATCCGATCGAGGCGGCGCGGGTCGATGGCGCCTCGTCCTGGCAGATCTTCCGCCACGTGATCTGGCCGCTGCTGCTGCCCACGGTGCTCGTCGTCACCATCCTCAACGTCGCCGCCGGCTTCACCGCCTTCGACCTCCTCTGGGTCATGGCGTCCGACTATCCGGGCAAGCGCACGCTCTCGCTGGCCGTCTACATGTACTACGAGACCTTCTCCAAGAGCGGCTGGGCCTATGGCTCGGCCATCGCGGTGGTCCTCAGTTCCATGGTCATCGTCGTCACCTGGGCGCTCGCCACGCTGCAGAGCCGCGTGCAGGACCGCATCCGTTAAGCGAGGGATTTCATGGCCGTCGATCTTTCAAATCCGGAATTCCTCGCCAGCCTCAAGGCCAGGGAGCGCCAGCGCTCCGGCAAGGGCATGGGCAGGTTCGCCCTCGCGCTCGTCCTGCTGCTGCTTTACCTGACGCCGTTCTACTATCTCTTCGTCACGGTCTTCAAAACCACGCCCGAATACGCGCAGAAGGGCGTGCTGGAGCTGCCGGATTCCCTGGCCCCGTTCATCGACAATGTGGTCCAGGCCTGGACCTTGGCCGGCATGAGCCAGGCCATGTTCAACTCGCTGACCTATAGCCTTTTCGGCTCGATCCTCGCCGTCGCGCTGGCGGCGGCCGCCGCCTATGGCCTCACGCGGCTCGGGCTGCGCAGCGCCAATGGCTGGTTCATGCTGATCTTTGCCGGCACGCTCTTCCCGTTCCAGATGTATCTGGTGCCGCTCTTCTTCGGCTATCAGCGGCTTGGCCTCATCAATTCATGGCTGGGCATGCTGCTCATCTATACCGCCATCTGCATCCCCTTCCCGCTGCTCGTGCTGCGCAATTCCTTCGCCACGATCAGCAAGGAGATCGACGAGGCCGCGCGCATCGAGGGCGCCAGCGAGTGGCGGGTGTTCCGTTCGATGATCGTGCCCAATGCCAAGGGGCCGCTGGTGGCCCTCTGCCTGCTGCAATTCACCTGGATCTGGAACGACCTGCTGTTCTCATCGATCCTGGCCAGCGGCAATGAAGTGCGCTCGATCATGACCGCCCTGCAATCGCTGCAGGGGACCTACGCGTCCACCGGTCCCAATGTGGTGGTGACAGCGAGCCTGATTACGAGCATACCCACGGTGCTATTGTTTATAGTGCTGCGCAAATATTTCATGTCGGGCCTGCAGCTTTCGACAAACTAGCCGGAGATTTTGGTGACAACCGGGAAAGATACAGTGGCGGGATCAGAACCGAAGTTCGACAAGCGAACTTTGCACCGCTCCGACAGCGGTTCGATTGCCACGCAGATCTACGAGCTTGTGCTCAACCGCATCCTCGATATGGACCTCAAGCCCTTCCAGGAGCTTTCCGAGGCCCGGCTGGCCGCCGAGTTCGGCGTCAGCCGCACGCCGGTGCGCGAGGCCTTCGGGCGCCTCGCACGTCGCAACCTCGTCGATATCTACCCGCAGCGCGGCACGCTGATATCGCCCATCAGCATCCAGCGCGTCGCCAAGGCGCGCTTCATCCGGGATTCCCTCGAACGCCCGCTCGTGCGCCTGGCGGCGGAGAAGCTGGCCGAGCCGATCAAGACCCAACTCCAGCGCGAAATCGTCATGCAGCGCACCTTCGCCGAGCTGGGCGACGATCGCAATTTCATGGCTTCGGACGATCTCTTCCACGCCCTCATCGCCAAGGCCGCCGGTTTCGAGGCCATCTGGGAGGATCTGGGCGAGGCCAAGTTCCACATGGACCGCGTGCGGCGCCTGTCGCTCCTGAGCAAGGATCGCATGCTCGTCATCGCCGATGAGCACGAGGCCATCCTCCAGACTCTCATCGCGCACGACGCCAAGGGCGCCGAGACGCGGATCGAGCAGCATCTCGAATCTGTCTTCCGCGATCTCGACTCCATCCGCCGCGAGCATCCCGATTACTTCGCCGACGAGATGCCGGCCCGATGAGCCGCACCGTCCGCTTCGCCGGCAGTCACGTCTCGGGCGAGGTGCAGAGCCTTGCCGGCATGGCCGGGCCGATCCTCTTCGACATCGGCGGCGAACGCCCCGTCTCCCCGCTCGCCGTCGCCCCCTGGTCCGACGACCCGCCCGAGGAGCTCGCCAGGGTCGAACCGCTCCTCCAGCGCCTGCGCGGCGAATGGCCCTGCGTCCCCTTCGGCGTCCCCCAGACCCGCACGGACCTGCCGTCCGACTGGCTGCCGCCAGCCATCGCCACTCCATGGCATACGCAGGCCCACGGCTTCAGCTCCCACCACGACTGGCAATTCGACAGCACGAGTGAGGGCCGCGTCGATCTCTCGATCGCCTACCCCACCGACCACCCCATCGCGCGCCTGGAACGTACCGTCTCCGCGCGTCCCGGCCAGCCCGCCGTCGATTTCAGGCTCACCATCCATCCCCGGCGCGATGTCGAGCTGCCCATCGGCCTGCACCCGGTCTTCCGCCTCCCCGACGAGCCCGGCGCCGCCCGCCTCGTCCTCCCCGCGCAGGCCCGCGCCTGGACCTTCCCGGTCGACGTCGAACCCGGCCGCTCCGCCCTCGCGCCCGACCAGCGCGACCAGCCGCCTGCCGCACTCAACCGCGACATAACCCGACTGCCCTTTGCCCAACCGAGCGAAGACCTCGTCCTCCTCACCGGCACGGGCGGCCGCGTGGCGCTCGAAAACCACGTCGAAGGCTACCGCGCCATCCTCACCTGGGACGCCGAAGCCCTGCCCTCATGCCTGCTCTGGATGTCCAATGGCGGCCGCCAGTTCTACCCCTGGAACGGCCGCTTCCGCGCCATCGGCATCGAACCCATATCAGGCCCGTTCGACCTGGGCCTAGCCCACGCGCTCAACAGGAACAGCCCGCTAGCCCGAAAGGGCATCCGCACCAGCACGGCGCTCAAGGCGAACACGCCCTGGACCACAAGCTACGCCATAACCTGCGAACCGCTATCGTAGCCGCTCGGCCAGCCATCCCTCTCCAGTCTGCCTCGGCCTCCGCACTCTGCCTCCATCTCCCACGCTGCCTCGCCCACTCTTCAACCCCCTTCAACCCCCTTCAACCCCCTTTAACCACCTTCCCCCCTTCAACCACCTCCCTCACCCCACCCCCGCACTTCCCCGGCCGAAGAGCCGGGGCCCACGGATACCTCCACTCGAGTGGAGGGGTGCAATAGGCCCCGGGTCTTCGCCCGGGGAAGTTCAGTGAGCGTGGCGAGTTCTGGCGTAGCTAGTCTACAGCCGTGCTAGCTCTGGGGACGTGCTGGCTCCGAGGACGTGCTAGTTCTGCAGACTTGCCAACTCCGCCAGCGCCGTTAGTTCCGTAGGCGTGGAAACTTCAGCGTGAGAACCCCGAGTCCCAACCCGGACCGCCCCCCAACGCCTCCCTCCCCCTTGCGGGGAGGGATCGAGGGTGGGGGTAGCCCCAAGCTCCACACCCACCCCCTACAACTTATCCGCCATATACCGCGTCAGCGTCTCCCGCGTACCCCGCTCCCAAAGCATCTTCAGCGCCTTGGAAAACGCCGCCACGTAAGCCGGGTTCTCTGCCAGCTTCCCGAAGATGTCGGTCATTCCCAGCCACGCCCGCGGGTCCGCCTTGGCCCGCCGCGCCGTTTCCTTGAGCCGGTCCCAGCTCGGATCGTTCGGCGCGATCGGCTTGCCGCTGTCGGTTTCTCCGTAGCAGTACCGGCACCACAGCGCCGAAACCAGCGCCAGCCCGGTGACGCTGCGCCCCTGCGCCAGCCGATCCGCCGCCGAGGGCAGGATGAATTTCGGCTGCCGGTTCGAGCCATCGAGGCAGAGCCGGGTAATCGTGTCGCCGATCTTGGGGTTGGAGAAGCGCCGCTCGATCAGCGCGTAATACTCCTCGAGGCTCGTATCGGGCACCGGCGGCACGATCGGCAGGATTTCCTCGCGCTCGACCTTGGCCAGGAACCGCCGGATCAGCGGCTCCTCCATGGCCTCGTGCACGAAATGGATATCGAGCAGAGCCGCCGGATAAGCGATCGTCGCGTGGCCGCCATTGAGAATGCGGATCTTCATCAACTCGAACGGCGCCACGTCCTTGACGAACTGCACGCCCACCTGCTCCAGCGCCGGGCGCCCGAGCCGAAAATCATCCTCCAGCACCCATTGCTTGAAACCCTCGCAGAAGACCGGCCAATTGTCCTCGACGCCGAACTGGCTTGTCAGCAGCTCCCGCTCGCGCGCCGAGGTCGCCGGCGTGATGCGGTCCACCATCGAATTGGGAAATGCGACCTCCGCGCGCACCCAGTCCGCCAGCGCCGGGTCGACCAGCGCCGCCAGCCCCGCCACC
The sequence above is a segment of the Paradevosia shaoguanensis genome. Coding sequences within it:
- a CDS encoding lactonase family protein; its protein translation is MVLYAFAGSLTQPAPHFAAANGEGISVFRFDDEAGTLTAIGAPLRVEDASWIAAGKGGSLYATTETPDHRQSALAALNFDAVSETLRLLNVEPLGGLEACHLSLDAVGETVFAASYGGHREDGPDFGVAVMPVRADGSVAPASFLKRHEGKGPNAARQEAPHAHCVVPSPDGRFLFVADLGIDRLVAYELPGMARRPDLDAALLPGLGPRHFLFDGAGRHLYLVSELIPTAVSFRYDAASGRLEQLASLPIEPPAGGKDQPAGIALSGDGRHLYVSLRLSDDILLLAIDEATGMPHAVGRTPSGGVTPRDLKLSPSGRHLIVANQDSDRLTIFRRDAQSGALTHRNDTEVGTPMTVALAEFA
- a CDS encoding carbohydrate ABC transporter permease, encoding MPAKDFALSAEILAESRRRERAAARRSGSVALLFIAPAVLMVFVFLLAPVVFNVILSFTKWQRFKGLDEFAGTSNYERLVNVPYFSEAVWNTALWVIGAVTIPLAFGLGLALLLRNMPLQETFKSLFFLPRILAPTAVGTIWYYVYAPHGVINSLVSTATGQPYDFGWLYDAGTITPAIILTFAWQTLGITMVLLLLGLAAIPRDPIEAARVDGASSWQIFRHVIWPLLLPTVLVVTILNVAAGFTAFDLLWVMASDYPGKRTLSLAVYMYYETFSKSGWAYGSAIAVVLSSMVIVVTWALATLQSRVQDRIR
- a CDS encoding ABC transporter substrate-binding protein; amino-acid sequence: MSLRKLMAIAGVVSAMTISVGVATAQDITFYNDKNGWQDGFTALTKGASEASGLNVKAELLTPTDKYQAFIQSSVAGGNAPPIFTWWNGKQLEALAETGAIAPLTEAWDKAIADGNFSQAERELVTVDGKPYAALLNVARWPVLYNKHAFEKAGIAAPPKTWEELLDACEKLKAAGYVPFNAPNVGGWMGLIWFSEFMIRTSPDAFVGLTDGTVPYNGPEVQKAFQLWTDFYAKGYYTDPREQDDTKFFVNQQAAMFLIGEWMAGSIADKGLKPGEDFGAFIMPTVTPDVPNSIIVEAAPIVVSQKALADNPNMAKVVDYLMTPEATDAVQIFNGNLKAKPTNAIIEEVNNLVAEAKPRSIVRWWEAVPADLQGDLVAQMGAFMLNPTADNATKVMNDMESLNADYWASR
- a CDS encoding GntR family transcriptional regulator, producing the protein MAGSEPKFDKRTLHRSDSGSIATQIYELVLNRILDMDLKPFQELSEARLAAEFGVSRTPVREAFGRLARRNLVDIYPQRGTLISPISIQRVAKARFIRDSLERPLVRLAAEKLAEPIKTQLQREIVMQRTFAELGDDRNFMASDDLFHALIAKAAGFEAIWEDLGEAKFHMDRVRRLSLLSKDRMLVIADEHEAILQTLIAHDAKGAETRIEQHLESVFRDLDSIRREHPDYFADEMPAR
- a CDS encoding ABC transporter ATP-binding protein; translated protein: MATVTLRDIVKIYGDFVAIKGVDLDIEDGTFVVFVGPSGCGKSTILRMIAGLETISHGELRIGDKLVNDVPSRDRGISMVFQSYALYPHMSVKDNLGFGLKIAGVDKAEISRRQDEAARMLGLDPYLERRPSQLSGGQRQRVAIGRAMVREPEVFLFDEPLSNLDAKLRNQTRVEIKRLQRQLGATVIFVTHDQVEAMTLADKIVVLKDGNVAQIGSPIEVFERPRNMFVAGFIGAPSMNMVEGTVQGATVRAAGLDIPIDASQFDLPADGSPIVVGIRPEDIVPEGHGLRPEFGVDFEAPVTFAEMLGNESLLFLDIAGSEIVSRMQRPELIEPGERRRFRIDGSRVHLFDKTTENSVRK
- a CDS encoding mannitol dehydrogenase family protein — translated: MAVKLSQSNLAALPSGVATPRYDRSRLEPGIVHIGVGNFHRAHQAVYLDALFNAGGALDWGIVGAGVRTADADMRAKLKAQDWLTTVVEQEAESSQAHVTGAMVDFIAPGDSARLLDMLADPAIRIVSLTITEGGYYIDPASQKFDPNHPDIVADARDMAAPKTAFGLILAGLMRRRAAGIAPFTVMSCDNIPGNGHVTENAVAGLAALVDPALADWVRAEVAFPNSMVDRITPATSARERELLTSQFGVEDNWPVFCEGFKQWVLEDDFRLGRPALEQVGVQFVKDVAPFELMKIRILNGGHATIAYPAALLDIHFVHEAMEEPLIRRFLAKVEREEILPIVPPVPDTSLEEYYALIERRFSNPKIGDTITRLCLDGSNRQPKFILPSAADRLAQGRSVTGLALVSALWCRYCYGETDSGKPIAPNDPSWDRLKETARRAKADPRAWLGMTDIFGKLAENPAYVAAFSKALKMLWERGTRETLTRYMADKL
- a CDS encoding enolase C-terminal domain-like protein, with the protein product MKIVDIKATTVALPLEAPLRHAHGAHWGRFIRTIVEVVTDEGLSGWGELGGGGEAAEQSIRGLLPYLKGHDPLQLEQLRWKIMNPVASLYNNRMQLHAAIEMACMDVAGKALGIRACDLIGGALRESIPFASYLFYRYPGEGTGLGGEESAADIVAEARRLKAAHGFTTHKLKGGVFAPDHDIEVFSALADAFPGDRFRLDPNGAWSVEEAIRVAGAIAHIRNDYFEDPCHGLEGMRRLRDRISIPTATNAVVVNFEQLAANIRLEAVDVILLDTTFWGGLRQAYRAGQVLETFQFGASVHSSGEAGIQLASMLHLGAALPNMSFAADAHYHHLLDDIIVGGKMQYVDGQIEVPKGPGLGIEVDRDKLERYAAHFREVGGYAYDRDPQRPDWYAVQPETRYAEPVAR
- a CDS encoding carbohydrate ABC transporter permease; translation: MAVDLSNPEFLASLKARERQRSGKGMGRFALALVLLLLYLTPFYYLFVTVFKTTPEYAQKGVLELPDSLAPFIDNVVQAWTLAGMSQAMFNSLTYSLFGSILAVALAAAAAYGLTRLGLRSANGWFMLIFAGTLFPFQMYLVPLFFGYQRLGLINSWLGMLLIYTAICIPFPLLVLRNSFATISKEIDEAARIEGASEWRVFRSMIVPNAKGPLVALCLLQFTWIWNDLLFSSILASGNEVRSIMTALQSLQGTYASTGPNVVVTASLITSIPTVLLFIVLRKYFMSGLQLSTN
- a CDS encoding SDR family NAD(P)-dependent oxidoreductase, which gives rise to MSDPKNTVLVTGAAMGIGKAVAENLVAAGKSVVLMDVNGDALAETVRALGPRAVASVGSVANAADSETAVALAVERFGGLGGLSHNAGIQRYGDVVTTSRELWDEVMSVNLTGAFLVAKAAMPQLRQHKGAVVLTASIQGMAAQKGALAYVVAKHGLIGLVTGMAMDEAENGVRVNGVAPGSVDTPMLRWAIGLDPDPASLDAVIDGMHPLGRRGKPEEIASVIAFLLSDQASFMTGETVRVDGGVLARIAGAPKPEDRVRK